A genomic region of Friedmanniella luteola contains the following coding sequences:
- a CDS encoding SseB family protein has translation MDHERQLAPSPFPGDGGLADPATRRALAAALGATDPAGYLRAVAALCTARLLVPVVATATRLGQTVGGLASDKEAEMSVVMLQAADGRRALLGFTGLDAMHAWQADARPVAVTVDKAAQTAQAEGVTTLLVDFAGPHPLVVDGEVLASLAAGRRLVETAPGEFGWLVASGDAGTP, from the coding sequence GTGGACCACGAACGCCAGCTCGCCCCCTCCCCGTTCCCCGGTGACGGCGGCCTCGCCGACCCCGCCACCCGACGGGCGCTCGCGGCGGCCCTCGGCGCCACCGACCCGGCCGGCTACCTCCGCGCCGTCGCCGCCTTGTGCACCGCCCGGCTGCTGGTCCCCGTGGTCGCCACCGCCACCCGGCTGGGGCAGACGGTCGGCGGGCTGGCGTCCGACAAGGAGGCGGAGATGTCGGTGGTGATGCTGCAGGCCGCCGACGGCCGCCGCGCGCTGCTGGGCTTCACGGGGCTGGACGCGATGCACGCCTGGCAGGCCGACGCCCGACCGGTGGCGGTCACGGTGGACAAGGCCGCGCAGACCGCGCAGGCCGAGGGCGTGACCACCCTGCTGGTCGACTTCGCCGGTCCGCACCCCCTGGTCGTCGACGGTGAGGTGCTGGCCTCGCTGGCCGCCGGTCGACGGCTGGTCGAGACGGCGCCGGGGGAGTTCGGCTGGCTGGTGGCGTCCGGGGACGCCGGGACGCCCTAG
- a CDS encoding PH domain-containing protein yields the protein MPDLVRPAPDAVAPSTLVIRPRRLRVVAAAFALALVMATLWGWLALPADIQVLFTLSQRLTLLGVLALLVGVMVALALSVVRADETGLWFRNGLRTHTVPWDRVHQVILRRGDPWAFVLLTPADGSPFAADLDAEKRQLMALQYGDGAAAQVGVEELRRRQRYYTTR from the coding sequence GTGCCGGATCTAGTGCGTCCCGCACCCGACGCCGTCGCCCCGTCGACGCTGGTCATCCGGCCCCGTCGGCTCCGCGTCGTGGCCGCTGCCTTCGCCCTCGCGCTGGTCATGGCGACGCTGTGGGGCTGGCTCGCCCTGCCGGCCGACATCCAGGTGCTGTTCACCCTCTCGCAGCGGCTGACTCTGCTGGGCGTGCTGGCGCTGCTGGTGGGCGTCATGGTGGCGCTCGCGCTCAGCGTCGTGCGCGCCGACGAGACCGGCCTGTGGTTCCGCAACGGGCTGCGGACCCACACCGTGCCCTGGGACCGGGTGCACCAGGTGATCCTGCGGCGTGGCGACCCCTGGGCCTTCGTGCTGCTGACCCCGGCCGACGGCAGCCCGTTCGCCGCCGACCTCGACGCCGAGAAGCGGCAGCTGATGGCCCTGCAGTACGGCGACGGGGCCGCCGCCCAGGTCGGCGTGGAAGAGCTCCGGCGCCGGCAGCGGTACTACACCACCCGCTGA
- the pheS gene encoding phenylalanine--tRNA ligase subunit alpha translates to MSGPNTSYDPVQVAPLHAEQVEAMVAEALAAFAAATSVAELKEARLAHAAERSPIALANREIGALPPQARKDAGARIGKARGQIGAALKAREAEVSAAELERALVEERVDVTLPLQPHPVGAVHPITGLMALVEDVFVGMGWEVAEGPELEAEWLNFDALNFVPDHPARTLQDTLFVEPADGGLVLRTHTSPVQARTMLHREPPIYVICPGKVYRADEYDATHVPVFHQFEGLVVDRGITLGHLRGTLDHFARAMFGDTRTRIRPHYFPFTEPSAEVDLQCFVCHGDSVGNPDRPCRTCKSEGWIEWGGCGVVNPRVLQACGIDSDVYSGFAFGMGVERTLMFRNDAADMRDMIEGDVRFSRSLVGVAR, encoded by the coding sequence ATGTCCGGGCCGAACACGAGCTACGACCCCGTCCAGGTCGCACCGCTGCACGCCGAGCAGGTCGAGGCCATGGTGGCCGAGGCTCTGGCGGCCTTTGCCGCTGCGACCTCGGTGGCCGAGCTCAAGGAGGCCCGGCTGGCGCACGCCGCCGAGCGGTCGCCGATCGCCCTGGCCAACCGGGAGATCGGCGCCCTGCCGCCGCAGGCCCGCAAGGACGCCGGGGCGCGGATCGGCAAGGCCCGCGGGCAGATCGGCGCCGCGCTCAAGGCGCGCGAGGCCGAGGTGTCCGCCGCGGAGCTCGAGCGCGCCCTGGTCGAGGAGCGGGTCGACGTCACCCTGCCCCTCCAGCCGCACCCGGTCGGTGCCGTGCACCCCATCACCGGGCTGATGGCCCTGGTCGAGGACGTCTTCGTCGGGATGGGCTGGGAGGTCGCCGAGGGCCCCGAGCTGGAGGCCGAGTGGCTCAACTTCGACGCCCTCAACTTCGTCCCCGACCACCCGGCCCGGACGCTGCAGGACACCCTGTTCGTCGAGCCGGCCGACGGCGGGCTGGTGCTGCGCACCCACACGTCGCCGGTGCAGGCACGGACGATGCTGCACCGCGAGCCGCCGATCTACGTGATCTGCCCGGGCAAGGTCTACCGTGCTGACGAGTACGACGCCACGCACGTCCCCGTCTTCCACCAGTTCGAGGGCCTCGTGGTCGACCGCGGGATCACCCTCGGCCACCTCCGCGGCACCCTCGACCACTTCGCCCGGGCCATGTTCGGGGACACCCGCACGCGGATCCGCCCGCACTACTTCCCCTTCACCGAGCCGTCGGCCGAGGTCGACCTGCAGTGCTTCGTCTGCCACGGCGACTCCGTCGGCAACCCCGACCGACCCTGCCGCACCTGCAAGAGCGAGGGCTGGATCGAGTGGGGCGGCTGCGGGGTCGTCAACCCCCGGGTGCTGCAGGCCTGCGGCATCGACAGCGACGTCTACTCCGGCTTCGCCTTCGGGATGGGCGTGGAGCGCACCCTGATGTTCCGGAACGACGCCGCCGACATGCGCGACATGATCGAGGGCGACGTCCGCTTCAGCCGCTCCCTGGTCGGAGTTGCGCGATGA
- the pnuC gene encoding nicotinamide riboside transporter PnuC: protein MGFSELLVRLLEAKIDIGPGILWREVIGNVFGLASALLGMRRKVAAWPIGIIGNILLFTVFVGSALGGVLDTPQQHDVWGQAGRQVFFLIISVYGWVQWSRYRKEHGGGGVAVCPRWATNGERVQLVVAAVVLTTVFFFVLRVLGSYGPLADAWILTGSILATYGMARGWVEFWLIWILVDLVGVPLLLIAGFYPSAIMYVVYGAFCVLGLVSWNRIQRTEGAEAVPGGVADPVAETVG, encoded by the coding sequence ATGGGATTCTCGGAACTGCTGGTGCGGTTGCTGGAGGCCAAGATCGACATCGGCCCCGGCATCCTCTGGCGTGAGGTCATCGGCAACGTCTTCGGGCTGGCGAGCGCGCTGCTCGGCATGCGCCGGAAGGTGGCCGCCTGGCCGATCGGCATCATCGGCAACATCTTGCTGTTCACGGTGTTCGTGGGCAGCGCGCTGGGGGGCGTCCTCGACACCCCGCAGCAGCACGACGTGTGGGGTCAGGCGGGCCGCCAGGTCTTCTTCCTGATCATCAGCGTCTACGGCTGGGTCCAGTGGAGCCGGTACCGCAAGGAGCACGGCGGGGGCGGGGTGGCGGTGTGCCCGCGCTGGGCCACCAACGGCGAGCGCGTGCAGCTGGTGGTGGCGGCCGTGGTGCTGACCACCGTCTTCTTCTTCGTGCTGCGGGTGCTCGGGTCCTACGGCCCGCTCGCCGACGCCTGGATCCTCACCGGGTCCATCCTCGCCACCTACGGGATGGCGCGGGGGTGGGTGGAGTTCTGGCTCATCTGGATCCTGGTCGACCTGGTCGGCGTCCCGCTGCTGCTGATCGCGGGCTTCTACCCCTCGGCGATCATGTACGTCGTCTACGGGGCGTTCTGCGTGCTGGGGCTGGTGTCCTGGAACCGCATCCAGCGGACCGAGGGCGCGGAGGCGGTCCCCGGCGGGGTCGCCGACCCCGTCGCGGAGACCGTGGGCTGA
- a CDS encoding TrmH family RNA methyltransferase, whose translation MAPAPASQGLVRSARRLLRRKERVQSGEFLAEGRQAVAEALRRPGVVLDLLVSHGAVGRHQDLLAAAVDAGVPVGSVTDPQLATLSDTVTPQGVLAVCRAVDVPLAEALAGQPRLVVLCDQVRDPGNLGTVIRCADAFGADAVLVSRDSVDLWNPKTVRASTGSVFHLPVAVEVDLADAVTRARAAGMAVYGADGGGSDRVDDLALRGGLSRPVLWVMGNEAWGLPAEHADLLDALVALPMYGRAESLNLSTAAAVFLYATATAQRAAS comes from the coding sequence ATCGCCCCGGCCCCTGCCTCGCAGGGGCTGGTGCGGTCGGCTCGTCGTCTGCTCCGGCGCAAGGAGCGCGTGCAGAGCGGGGAGTTCCTCGCCGAGGGCCGCCAGGCCGTGGCCGAGGCGCTGCGCCGTCCGGGCGTCGTGCTGGACCTGCTCGTCTCCCACGGTGCCGTCGGCCGGCACCAGGACCTGCTGGCCGCCGCAGTGGACGCCGGAGTCCCGGTCGGCTCGGTGACCGACCCGCAGCTGGCCACGCTGTCCGACACCGTCACCCCGCAGGGCGTGCTCGCCGTCTGCCGGGCGGTCGACGTCCCCCTCGCCGAGGCGCTGGCCGGCCAGCCCCGGCTCGTCGTGCTGTGCGACCAGGTCCGCGACCCCGGGAACCTCGGCACCGTCATCCGCTGCGCGGACGCCTTCGGGGCCGACGCGGTGCTGGTCAGCCGGGACTCCGTCGACCTCTGGAACCCCAAGACGGTCCGGGCCAGCACCGGCAGCGTCTTCCACCTGCCCGTCGCCGTCGAGGTGGACCTCGCCGACGCCGTGACGCGGGCCCGGGCCGCCGGGATGGCCGTCTACGGGGCCGACGGCGGGGGTAGCGACAGAGTCGACGACCTCGCGCTGCGCGGTGGCCTGAGCCGGCCCGTCCTGTGGGTGATGGGCAACGAGGCCTGGGGCCTGCCCGCCGAGCACGCCGACCTGCTCGACGCCCTCGTCGCCCTGCCGATGTACGGCCGCGCCGAGAGTCTCAACCTCTCCACCGCCGCGGCCGTCTTCCTCTACGCCACCGCCACCGCCCAGCGCGCCGCTTCCTGA
- the rplT gene encoding 50S ribosomal protein L20, whose amino-acid sequence MARVKRSVNAQKKRRQVLEQASGYRGQRSRLYRKAKEQVTHSLVYAYRDRRARKGDFRKLWIQRINAAARAEGMTYNRFISGLKAADVEVDRKILADLAVTDPTAFRALVEVARQHVPAADSTVAADSTAA is encoded by the coding sequence ATGGCACGCGTCAAGCGTTCTGTGAACGCGCAGAAGAAGCGCCGCCAGGTCCTCGAGCAGGCCTCGGGCTACCGTGGCCAGCGTTCGCGCCTGTACCGCAAGGCCAAGGAGCAGGTCACCCACTCCCTGGTCTACGCCTACCGTGACCGTCGCGCCCGCAAGGGCGACTTCCGCAAGCTCTGGATCCAGCGCATCAACGCTGCGGCCCGGGCGGAGGGCATGACCTACAACCGGTTCATCTCCGGCCTCAAGGCTGCCGACGTCGAGGTGGACCGCAAGATCCTCGCCGACCTGGCCGTCACCGACCCCACCGCGTTCCGCGCGCTGGTCGAGGTCGCCCGTCAGCACGTCCCCGCTGCTGACAGCACCGTCGCCGCCGACTCCACCGCGGCCTGA
- a CDS encoding DUF7402 domain-containing protein — translation MARLRASVQLGLVLAFVLLVLAAVVRPAAAVGATTCGAGSVLDVVAHQDDDLVFQSPDLARNIAAGRCVRTVYVTAGDAGNQADYWTAREDGVQAAYASLAGVANSWTTTVVQVAGHPVVRRTLDGAPQVSQVFLRLPDGWLDGSGTTTRGSESLQKLYDGRIATIHTVDGTTSYTKASLLTTLTALMDDAQPDQVNTLDFAGAYGDGDHSDHYTVAYLTRQAQQQYTRPHGLAGYQGYGIGSRASNLNAADTAAKQRTFLTYAAHDDETCQTASACAGKPEGSWFSRQYTVAGSTTSPAPTPSTSPSPTPSTTPSPAGGEVVRPTTVTASSQNLSSGQGAAKAVDGVADGYPGDATREWATVGGRVDSWLQLGFSTAVLLDHVVLNDRPNTSDRVTAGRLTFSDGTTVAVPALDDAGGAVTVAFPARSTTSVRFTVTAVSATTSNIGLAELQPWTVAATPTSTPTPTPTPTPTLTPTPTPTPSPTPAPTPTGPTAVDVTRSATVTASSENASSGQTAVKAVDGVVDGYPGDATREWATAGGRAGSWIELRFASPVRLTTVVLHDRPNTADQVTGGLLAFSDGSTVPVPSLDNAGGAVTVSFPARSTTTLRMTATTVSGTTGNVGLAELAALAEAAGTPTVTPTPTPTTTPTPTATLTPTPTPTPTPTPTGAVNVAPGARVTASSQNTATGQTAVKAVDGVADGYPGDATREWATVGGRTGSWVQLDFSTPVRLDRVVLVDRPNTSDRVTAGRLTFADGTTVAVPSLDDAGAAVSVAFTARSTTSVRFTATAVSSTTSNVGLAELQAWTAAG, via the coding sequence ATGGCAAGACTGCGTGCTTCGGTCCAGCTCGGGCTGGTCCTGGCGTTCGTGCTGCTGGTGCTGGCGGCGGTCGTCCGTCCGGCGGCGGCCGTCGGCGCCACCACGTGCGGCGCCGGCTCCGTGCTCGACGTCGTCGCCCACCAGGACGACGACCTCGTCTTCCAGAGCCCGGACCTCGCCCGCAACATCGCCGCCGGACGCTGCGTCCGCACCGTGTACGTCACCGCCGGCGACGCCGGCAACCAGGCGGACTACTGGACGGCCCGCGAGGACGGTGTGCAGGCGGCCTACGCCTCGCTGGCCGGGGTGGCGAACAGCTGGACCACGACGGTCGTCCAGGTGGCGGGTCACCCGGTCGTCCGCCGCACCCTCGACGGGGCACCCCAGGTGTCCCAGGTGTTCCTCCGGCTGCCCGACGGCTGGCTGGACGGCAGCGGCACCACGACGCGGGGCTCGGAGAGCCTCCAGAAGCTGTACGACGGCCGGATCGCCACCATCCACACGGTCGACGGCACCACCTCCTACACGAAGGCGTCGCTCCTCACCACGCTGACCGCGCTGATGGACGACGCCCAGCCCGACCAGGTGAACACCCTCGACTTCGCGGGCGCCTACGGGGACGGCGACCACAGCGACCACTACACGGTCGCCTACCTCACGCGGCAGGCCCAGCAGCAGTACACCCGCCCGCACGGCCTGGCCGGCTACCAGGGCTACGGGATCGGGTCGCGCGCGTCGAACCTGAACGCGGCCGACACGGCGGCCAAGCAGCGGACCTTCCTGACCTACGCCGCCCACGACGACGAGACCTGCCAGACCGCGTCGGCCTGCGCCGGCAAGCCCGAGGGCAGCTGGTTCTCCCGCCAGTACACCGTGGCCGGCTCGACGACGAGCCCGGCGCCGACGCCCTCCACCAGCCCGTCGCCGACCCCCTCCACCACCCCCTCGCCCGCCGGGGGCGAGGTGGTCCGGCCGACGACCGTGACGGCGTCGTCGCAGAACCTGTCGAGCGGCCAGGGTGCGGCGAAGGCGGTGGACGGCGTGGCCGACGGCTACCCCGGTGACGCCACCCGGGAGTGGGCGACCGTGGGCGGCCGGGTGGACAGCTGGCTCCAGCTCGGGTTCTCCACGGCGGTGCTGCTGGACCACGTGGTCCTGAACGACCGTCCGAACACCTCGGACCGGGTGACGGCCGGCCGGCTCACCTTCTCCGACGGGACGACGGTGGCGGTGCCGGCCCTGGACGACGCGGGTGGAGCCGTGACGGTGGCGTTCCCCGCGCGGTCGACGACGAGCGTCCGGTTCACCGTGACCGCGGTGAGCGCCACGACCAGCAACATCGGCCTCGCCGAGCTGCAGCCCTGGACCGTCGCGGCGACGCCCACCTCGACGCCCACCCCCACACCGACGCCCACCCCCACACTGACGCCCACCCCCACGCCGACGCCGAGCCCGACCCCCGCACCGACGCCGACCGGCCCGACCGCGGTGGACGTGACGCGTTCGGCGACGGTGACCGCCTCCTCGGAGAACGCGTCCAGCGGGCAGACCGCGGTCAAGGCGGTCGACGGGGTCGTCGACGGCTACCCGGGCGACGCGACCCGGGAGTGGGCGACGGCCGGCGGCCGCGCGGGCAGCTGGATCGAGCTCCGCTTCGCCTCCCCGGTCCGGCTGACGACGGTCGTGCTGCACGACCGCCCGAACACCGCCGACCAGGTGACCGGCGGCCTGCTGGCCTTCTCCGACGGCTCCACGGTGCCGGTGCCGTCCCTCGACAACGCCGGTGGCGCCGTGACGGTGTCCTTCCCGGCCCGGTCGACGACGACGCTGCGGATGACCGCGACGACGGTGAGCGGGACCACCGGCAACGTCGGGCTGGCCGAGCTGGCGGCGCTGGCCGAGGCCGCCGGCACGCCGACGGTCACCCCGACCCCGACCCCGACCACGACGCCCACTCCGACGGCGACGCTGACCCCCACCCCGACGCCCACTCCGACCCCCACCCCCACCGGAGCGGTCAACGTGGCTCCGGGCGCGAGGGTCACCGCGTCGTCGCAGAACACCGCGACGGGGCAGACCGCGGTCAAGGCGGTGGACGGGGTCGCGGACGGCTACCCCGGTGACGCGACGCGCGAGTGGGCGACGGTCGGTGGGCGGACGGGCAGCTGGGTCCAGCTCGACTTCTCGACGCCGGTGCGGCTCGACCGGGTGGTCCTGGTCGACCGGCCCAACACGAGCGACCGCGTCACGGCCGGACGGCTGACCTTCGCCGACGGCACCACCGTGGCCGTGCCGTCCCTGGACGACGCCGGCGCCGCCGTGAGCGTCGCCTTCACCGCCCGGTCCACCACCAGCGTGCGGTTCACGGCGACCGCCGTCAGCAGCACGACCAGCAACGTGGGGCTCGCCGAGCTTCAGGCCTGGACCGCGGCCGGCTGA
- the hisG gene encoding ATP phosphoribosyltransferase: protein MSPARPTIKIAVPNKGSLSESASAMLREAGYAQRSDPKELVLFDEANGVEFFYLRPRDIAVYVGEGTLDVGLTGRDMLLDSHAPATEVMPLGFGRSRFRFAAPVDADLSVEKLQGLRLATSYPGLVETYLAERGVSTRLIKLDGAVETAIRLGVADVIADVVETGTTLRQAGLSLFGEPILQSEGILIRRSDAPEPPGLAQLVRRLNGVLVARNYVMMDYDVSAEVVEAACTITPGLESPTVAPLARQGWHAVRAMVPKPDAQQVMDDLWELGARAILVTDIAACRI, encoded by the coding sequence GTGAGCCCCGCCCGCCCGACCATCAAGATCGCCGTCCCGAACAAGGGCTCCCTCTCGGAGTCCGCGTCCGCGATGCTCCGCGAGGCGGGCTACGCCCAGCGCAGCGACCCCAAGGAGCTCGTCCTCTTCGACGAGGCCAACGGGGTCGAGTTCTTCTACCTGCGTCCTCGCGACATCGCGGTCTACGTGGGGGAGGGCACGCTCGACGTCGGGCTGACCGGCCGCGACATGCTGCTCGACTCCCACGCCCCGGCCACCGAGGTGATGCCGCTCGGCTTCGGCCGCAGCCGGTTCCGGTTCGCCGCCCCCGTCGACGCCGACCTCAGCGTCGAGAAGCTGCAGGGCCTGCGGCTGGCCACCTCCTACCCCGGTCTGGTGGAGACCTACCTCGCCGAGCGCGGCGTCAGCACCCGGCTGATCAAGCTGGACGGCGCGGTCGAGACCGCCATCCGGCTGGGCGTCGCGGACGTGATCGCCGACGTCGTCGAGACCGGCACCACCCTCCGGCAGGCCGGCCTGTCGCTGTTCGGCGAGCCGATCCTGCAGTCGGAGGGCATCCTCATCCGGCGCTCGGACGCCCCGGAGCCGCCTGGGCTGGCCCAGCTGGTCCGCCGCCTCAACGGCGTCCTGGTCGCCCGCAACTACGTGATGATGGACTACGACGTCAGCGCCGAGGTGGTGGAGGCGGCGTGCACCATCACCCCGGGCCTGGAGTCGCCGACGGTGGCCCCGCTGGCCCGGCAGGGCTGGCACGCCGTGCGGGCGATGGTCCCCAAGCCCGACGCCCAGCAGGTGATGGACGACCTGTGGGAGCTCGGCGCCCGCGCGATCCTGGTCACAGACATCGCCGCGTGCCGGATCTAG
- the rpmI gene encoding 50S ribosomal protein L35, producing the protein MPKMKTHSGAKKRFRITGSGKVMHRQAGKMHLNEHKPSSRTRRLTGDAVMVKGDAAKAKKMLGKYAG; encoded by the coding sequence ATGCCGAAGATGAAGACGCACTCCGGTGCGAAGAAGCGGTTCCGGATCACGGGTTCGGGCAAGGTGATGCACCGCCAGGCGGGGAAGATGCACCTCAACGAGCACAAGCCGAGCTCGCGCACCCGTCGCCTCACCGGCGACGCGGTCATGGTCAAGGGCGACGCCGCCAAGGCCAAGAAGATGCTCGGCAAGTACGCCGGCTGA
- a CDS encoding phosphoribosyl-ATP diphosphatase: MTAKTFESLFAELSAKVAERAPGSSTVARVDAGVHAIGKKVVEEAAEVWMAAEHQSKAEAAEEISQLLYHLQTMMIALELDLDDVYAYL; encoded by the coding sequence GTGACCGCCAAGACCTTCGAGTCCCTGTTCGCCGAGCTGAGCGCCAAGGTGGCCGAGCGGGCGCCGGGCTCCAGCACGGTGGCCCGCGTCGACGCCGGCGTGCACGCCATCGGCAAGAAGGTCGTCGAGGAGGCGGCCGAGGTGTGGATGGCCGCCGAGCACCAGTCCAAGGCCGAGGCGGCCGAGGAGATCAGCCAGCTGCTCTACCACCTGCAGACGATGATGATCGCGCTCGAGCTCGACCTCGACGACGTCTACGCCTACCTCTGA
- the infC gene encoding translation initiation factor IF-3 yields MQVRWSCEVDRHPQPTGGHISTEPRINDRIRVPEVRLVGPAGEQVGIVRIDDALRLARESELDLVEVAPMARPPVAKLMDYGKFKYENAQKARESRRNQTNTVIKEMKLRPKIDIHDYETKKGHVVRFLKAGDKVKITIMFRGREQSRPELGYNLLKKLAADVDEFGFVESSPKQDGRNMLMVLGPHKKKTEARAEASVERDRRMAERQAGQDEERNQLAEIRAQHAAAGPSAPRRRGPADNLDPDAEA; encoded by the coding sequence GTGCAGGTCCGGTGGAGTTGCGAGGTCGATCGCCATCCACAACCAACTGGAGGACATATCAGCACCGAACCGCGGATCAACGATCGCATCCGTGTCCCCGAAGTCCGTCTCGTCGGCCCCGCCGGCGAGCAGGTGGGGATCGTGCGCATCGACGACGCGCTGCGCCTGGCGCGTGAGTCGGAGCTCGACCTCGTCGAGGTCGCTCCGATGGCCCGGCCCCCGGTGGCCAAGCTCATGGACTACGGGAAGTTCAAGTACGAGAACGCCCAGAAGGCCCGTGAGAGCCGCCGGAACCAGACCAACACGGTGATCAAGGAGATGAAGCTCCGGCCCAAGATCGACATCCACGACTACGAGACCAAGAAGGGTCACGTCGTGCGGTTCCTCAAGGCCGGGGACAAGGTCAAGATCACCATCATGTTCCGCGGACGCGAGCAGTCGCGTCCCGAGCTCGGCTACAACCTGCTCAAGAAGCTGGCGGCCGACGTCGACGAGTTCGGCTTCGTCGAGTCCTCGCCGAAGCAGGACGGCCGGAACATGCTGATGGTGCTCGGACCGCACAAGAAGAAGACCGAGGCGCGCGCCGAGGCGTCGGTCGAGCGTGACCGGCGGATGGCCGAGCGGCAGGCCGGCCAGGACGAGGAGCGCAACCAGCTGGCGGAGATCCGTGCGCAGCACGCGGCCGCCGGACCGTCGGCACCGCGGCGTCGCGGACCCGCCGACAACCTCGATCCCGACGCCGAGGCGTAA